One stretch of Cloacibacillus sp. DNA includes these proteins:
- a CDS encoding phenylalanine--tRNA ligase beta subunit-related protein, whose amino-acid sequence MKLSIDKKIIEDFPDAKIGWLRARITNGSGSPHVAEMKGGLAANLNDIGISADTLTLHPDVRRWRETYSKMGVKPSKYRCSLEALLRRIFKGDMWSVSDVVDCYDCVSALNLLPMGAHDMTKLRGDMVLRYVREGEKFYPLGAGDSVVECAPPQIVYADGEKVCCWLWNYRDTRDACVDDTTEEALFLVDCAFETEWRTVGEGIAALARELEAIGCLVRASGIVNAASPSAEIE is encoded by the coding sequence ATGAAACTTTCCATCGATAAAAAAATCATCGAGGACTTTCCTGACGCGAAGATCGGCTGGCTTCGCGCGCGGATAACGAACGGATCAGGGTCGCCCCATGTGGCGGAGATGAAGGGGGGACTCGCGGCGAACCTCAACGATATCGGGATCTCCGCAGATACGCTGACGCTCCATCCAGACGTGCGCCGCTGGCGTGAGACATATTCGAAGATGGGAGTCAAACCTAGCAAATACCGCTGTTCGCTGGAGGCGCTGCTGCGCCGTATATTTAAGGGCGACATGTGGAGCGTATCTGACGTTGTCGACTGCTATGACTGCGTATCCGCGCTGAACCTGCTGCCTATGGGGGCGCATGACATGACGAAGCTGCGCGGCGATATGGTGCTGCGCTATGTCCGTGAGGGCGAAAAATTCTACCCTCTCGGCGCGGGCGACAGCGTCGTCGAATGCGCGCCGCCGCAGATAGTCTACGCCGACGGCGAAAAGGTCTGCTGCTGGCTCTGGAACTATCGTGACACGCGCGACGCCTGCGTTGACGATACCACGGAGGAGGCGCTCTTCCTTGTGGACTGTGCTTTTGAGACCGAATGGCGCACCGTTGGTGAGGGGATAGCCGCCTTGGCGAGAGAGCTTGAGGCCATCGGCTGTCTGGTGCGCGCGAGC